The following coding sequences are from one Anolis sagrei isolate rAnoSag1 chromosome 6, rAnoSag1.mat, whole genome shotgun sequence window:
- the TRIM56 gene encoding E3 ubiquitin-protein ligase TRIM56, whose amino-acid sequence MAATQGPPSATSSSAAPSSSWLWEALASGFLSCPICLEHFSRPKILPCLHTYCQGCLETLLDGRTEEEAGAEPEELRCPECRTRVPLPAGGVSALKTNFFINGLLALACPAGRAPSSPACTLCALIGQEPPQAAASHCLDCADDMCPSCAGGHRCSRLTHNHHVVDMEGYLSGRYDREVRERQASRCKEHPGEELRFFCDPCAAPLCRECRLGPHLQHPCRTLAEAAEERRPAVEELLAKVEAAAQRLATDRAGLEVATEELEAGQARIRTRVEEACSRAVERLLSQQEEVLSLLSERVEERRKAWTALRSELELQEQVASSTAAFARRVLAQGQGVEVLSLEQLVSERLKEIQEGRSSRATLRVRLPRLEIHMADLQGGRSPFRLDFTEEEKEEEEEEEEGQEEEEEEVLCRAEKKRRKKKTKKKQQQTEPQAEGEPPTAPSPGKPPGQAAPPAAPTSGLCGPAAPRALFSCSFWAKTPTDKRRPQVTGLCPFGPGELLVADETNRRLKRFSLQGDFKGAVPVPEGVAPFSVAALGSKVAFTAGSQLFLLDGRGGLAWQKVLPKGQASHAITALGSDRLAVSVTGHLELYNLEGQQVGKVRPGGPAGRCLVFLARHKGGFVGSDWHHNRVVLFAENGALLTEFRGGLLGGYQPGAVCADPQGTVYVVLRELNRVLALSPAGEALGDFLTAENGIDRPRVATVVGDRHLALALSNGTIHVFKIRY is encoded by the coding sequence ATGGCTGCCACCCAAGGCCCCCCCTCCGCCACCAGCAGCAGTGCGGCCCCTTCCTCGTCCTGGCTGTGGGAGGCGCTGGCCAGCGGCTTCCTCTCCTGCCCGATCTGCCTGGAGCACTTCAGCCGGCCCAAGATCCTGCCCTGCCTGCACACGTACTGCCAGGGCTGCCTGGAGACGCTGCTGGACGGACGGACAGAGGAAGAGGCGGGGGCCGAGCCAGAGGAGCTGCGCTGCCCCGAGTGCCGCACCCGGGTGCCCCTCCCGGCCGGAGGGGTGTCCGCCCTCAAGACCAACTTCTTCATCAACGGGCTGCTGGCCCTGGCCTGCCCCGCggggagggcgccctcctccccCGCCTGCACCCTATGCGCTCTCATCGGGCAGGAGCCCCCCCAGGCGGCCGCCTCGCACTGCCTGGACTGTGCCGACGACATGTGCCCGTCCTGTGCCGGGGGGCACCGCTGCTCCCGGTTGACACACAACCACCACGTGGTGGACATGGAGGGCTACCTCTCGGGCCGCTACGACCGGGAAGTCCGGGAGCGGCAGGCCTCCCGCTGCAAGGAGCACCCCGGGGAGGAGCTGCGCTTCTTCTGCGACCCGTGCGCGGCCCCGCTTTGCCGGGAGTGCCGCCTGGGCCCCCACCTGCAGCATCCCTGCCGCACCCTGGCCGAAGCGGCCGAGGAGCGCCGTCCGGCAGTCGAAGAGCTCTTGGCGAAGGTTGAGGCGGCGGCACAACGTTTGGCCACAGACAGGGCCGGCCTGGAAGTCGCCACAGAGGAGCTGGAGGCCGGTCAAGCCAGGATCCGGACCCGCGTGGAAGAGGCGTGTTCGCGGGCCGTGGAGCGGCTGCTGTCTCAACAGGAGGAGGTGCTGTCTCTCCTCTCGGAGCGCGTGGAGGAGCGGAGGAAGGCCTGGACGGCCCTGCGGTCAGAGCTGGAGCTGCAGGAGCAAGTGGCGTCCAGCACGGCAGCCTTTGCCCGGAGGGTCCTGGCCCAGGGCCAAGGGGTGGAGGTCCTCTCCCTGGAGCAATTGGTGTCTGAGCGGCTGAAGGAGATCCAGGAGGGGCGCTCCTCCCGGGCAACGCTGAGGGTCCGGCTGCCCCGGCTGGAGATCCACATGGCTGACCTGCAGGGTGGCCGCAGCCCCTTCCGCCTGGACTTtacggaggaagagaaggaggaagaggaagaggaagaggaagggcaggaggaggaagaggaggaggtgctCTGCAGagcagagaagaagaggaggaagaagaagacgaagaagaaacAACAGCAGACAGAGCCCCAGGCTGAGGGAGAGCCCCCCACAGCCCCCTCCCCAGGGAAGCCCCCTGGTCAAGCGGCCCCACCTGCAGCCCCCACCTCTGGCCTTTGCGGCCCCGCGGCCCCCAGGGCCCTCTTCTCCTGCAGCTTCTGGGCCAAGACCCCCACGGACAAGCGGCGCCCGCAGGTGACCGGCCTGTGCCCCTTTGGCCCCGGGGAGCTGCTGGTGGCCGACGAGACGAACCGGCGGCTGAAGCGCTTCTCCTTGCAGGGGGACTTCAAGGGGGCGGTGCCGGTCCCCGAGGGCGTGGCCCCCTTCAGCGTGGCCGCCCTGGGCAGCAAGGTGGCCTTCACGGCCGGCTCCCAGCTCTTCCTCCTGGACGGCAGGGGGGGGCTGGCCTGGCAGAAGGTGCTGCCAAAAGGTCAGGCCAGCCATGCCATCACCGCTCTGGGGAGCGACCGCCTGGCGGTCAGCGTAACCGGGCACCTGGAGCTCTACAACCTGGAAGGGCAGCAGGTGGGCAAGGTCCGGCCGGGGGGCCCCGCTGGGCGCTGCCTGGTCTTCCTGGCCAGACACAAGGGGGGCTTCGTGGGGTCCGACTGGCATCATAACCGCGTGGTGCTCTTTGCGGAGAACGGGGCCCTGCTGACTGAGTTCCGGGGGGGGCTGCTGGGGGGGTACCAGCCGGGGGCCGTCTGCGCTGACCCTCAGGGCACCGTCTATGTGGTCCTGAGGGAGCTTAACCGGGTGCTGGCCCTTTCTCCGGCCGGGGAGGCACTCGGGGACTTCCTGACAGCTGAGAACGGCATTGACCGGCCCCGTGTGGCCACCGTGGTTGGAGATAGGCACTTGGCGCTGGCCCTCAGCAACGGCACCATCCACGTCTTCAAGATCAGGTATTAG